CTTAAACATTATCTCATATCTTGCATATATTATTAGTATGAATTCTAATTTAGTATCATGGTTAAGACTTTAAAGTGAATTCTAACCCTTAACAATATCTATTTTTCCTCCTACACCTTTAGAATCTCATATAACCAAGCCATTTGATAGAAGAATTTACAAGTCAACTATGATCTCTGTTATTTTTCTTCTCCAGCATAAGGGAAGGAAGGGGTTGGTAATGGGCCAATTCTAGGGTTTAATAATAAGGCCGCCTTtattttgggaaaattacaaaattaggtcaaatgggaggcccatttacatatttaactcatttactcaacctattacatatctagactcattttatgtgactttccaaaaatacccccaatatttacgcgcggctcgctccatcccgtctgacttcgcatattccatactatgcgaagtctgcgaagtaaatgtttgggtttgcttgatgaatttagttcgcatatgcgaagcctggatgtgttttgaagctaattcgcgaagtggtatataacaaaaaagggcaaacaacggattctaacattcaaatcataacattatcaaaatttacaacaagattgtcacaataacgacattcaaatcataacattatcaaaatttacaacaagattgtcacaatgaactctactaactaatcatttcaaagtgaaactaactaatccggtaccaagattacgcatccgcttcaaaattggcaccatgggatggacgtgtcccatggtgcaccccgagattgacacaacctctcctaacgaatcatttcaggagtcaatgtgtcaatcttggggaagtccatccctatacaggaaggaaaatcatcttccctgcagcccagtacgccgccttccagaaagggatgttacgtattcaaccatctacagaaaaaattaaccgtgttagttatgaaaaaggacgattttggattcgcgaaatgaaaattagcgaagcatgcgaatgtaaatgtgcatggGAAGaagtgattttacttcgcataacgattttttcgcgaagtctgcgaggtctgaaatgtgactatctacgtcgcatatcgatgctttcgcgaagtttgcgaggtctgaaacgtaaggatctattcgcaaacttcgcgaactaatagattcgcgaggtagatccatacgtttcagactctttctcttcgcagaacgtcgcgaattcatcgattcgcgaagtagatcatcaagtttcaggctcgttctcttcgcagatctccgcgaattcatcgactacgcgaagtgaattcatggaaAACGCAGGAAAAacagcagatacttacatttttcgctcctaacaatatgataaactgggaagaacgacggaaataacgtagaataaccatttctggaatggtaacaagaagaaagaaaccaattaacgaacaggaagatgaagaaccatggcttcgttttctagggttaggaagttgcagaatcaagagatgaaaagagaacttcattgtgatttggaaacatggtgcagatttcatgcaatttaaaggcaaataggaagatcaaaagtcttcaaatcattaatggatGAGCCAAACCGTTTTCGCGCACCAAGGAGAACAGGGGAGAGAAACCGATAGAGtgaggggaagtgggaagggtaAGGGTATTACGGGAAAGTCAcataaaaacagtctagatatgtagtgggttgagtaaatgggttaaatatgtaaataggcctcccatttgacctagatttgtaattttccccTTTATTTTTCCCAAATACATATTAGTAATATATTAAACAAAAGtgaagaaaaatatattaaagaaaaGATTAAAACATTGGGAGACTCGTCTTTGCGAGACTTTACATTAAAATTAAGCATTTaaacctttatatatataaatatatttaccATCCAGATAAATCTGGATTTGAACCATGAAAGACCTTGCTTAAGTAGAAAAGGCTCCTATCCACTCCAACAAACAATAACATTTAAACTTTCAATTCAACACTAGGACATTAGGAGATGATTGATGTTATTTGATTGAACCGATGTGTTACACAGGAAGTATTATAGAATTTCTCAACACCTGGCTTGCTTTCTCTAGACCTATTGTCATCATTCCTTCTATGATTAAACTATACAAAAGGTGAAGGGAACTATATTGAGTTGGCTCCTTTAAGGACAACTTTCCATTCTTAATAACATTTAAAAGGGACAACTTTCCATTCTTAATAATATAAGGAGCGGAGAAGATTATGCAAAAAAGATTTTCGTACTTAACTGAAGGCCTTTTAAGAGACGTCTCAACTCAAATCGAGTTGCACCTCACCGGATGCCTTTTAATAAATCTACTAATAATTTACTTGGGTTCAGAACAGAAAAGCCATCAGCAGTGTTtccttccaaaaaaaaaaaaaaaaaagcaatctGCAGCTGTTATTTATTCCTAACCAAAAACATCTATATCTCCTGTTTCAAGTGGAACAGCAAAAAAGAGTTgtaaaaaatagaaacaaaCGGACTCTAAGTCTTCCAATTTGAGCATATCCTGTGTATAGTTTATAACCGTCCCATTACTCGAAGGTCCTAAAATAAGACATGAGATGAGTAAAATATTCTAGACAGACATAAGCATAAGAACCTTCCTTGAGTGAAACAAAATTCATGTTGTAGcattacattcttccataaaaCAGCTAAAATTGTGGAAGGAACAAAGGAGAGAGTTTCTCAcaattgaaataataataataataataaactgaGCATCCACAAAGCTATATCCTAAAGCAGTATAATTGTAATTCTACTACAGAATTCGAGCCAACATAGGCTCTTCAACTAATAATGACATGAGAAAAAGTAGTGGCATTAGTCACCATTTTTTGCGCCCAAATTTCTTAATTCCCAATGATCATGGTAAAAATAAGAAGATTGATCACTGAAGAAATCTGCAGAGTAATCAGCACAAGCTTCTCCAGTCTCCGACCTGAATTCCAACATTATCTCTTAGCTCTCAAATGCTGGTGTCTTTAGGCAGAAAACACAACAAGAGAATGCGATCAGCGAGGAAATGTTTTCAAGTAATAAGGCTAATGGGAAATGCTGCAGTAGGGGGGAAGTACCAAGTACACAACAAAAACATCCGTTAAATGGGTCTGCAAGAACTCACTCAAGTATTACAATGCTCTAATTGGAATCATCTTGATCATCCATCTCCTCAAGTATTACATATTTTGCAGGACTATTTGCTAAACCAGGCGCCACCATGTCATCTTCAGCCATTTGAAGCTTTTGTAGCTTAAGATACCTGAAGACAAACAAAAACTCAAAAATTATTACTTGGATAAGAGATGTATGTAATTTAATGAACTTTTGACATGAAATACAACTTGGATTTCAATAAACTTAAGCGTGACTTTGACAGAAACGTTGTAGGAAGAAACACTGTGGGTCTAACTTAGAAGGAAAAAAGACTGGAGGTTATGTTATATACTGTGTCAACTTTATATGTTAATGTAATCTGAATTTAAGCCTTAAAAACCCATTCACCAACTCTAAGGGCATCAACAACTTCAGTAAAACCCTGACATCTATTCTATCTCTCTTATATATAAGGGCACTATCAATCTCAACTACACTGCAAATGTAGATCAATGACTTCCAAAAAGTTATTTGATCAAGAATAGATTTAAAAAAATACTTAGTTTATAAAACTAATGTGAAACTGATCcagaaatagaaaaaagaaaaattaacagGTCATATTCAGACTACTGAATTCTACAACTAATGGTTAGGGTCAACCGATTAAAACAAAAATTAGGGTTGTTTAAAAGAAGATGTGAGCTGACCAACCAGAcacaaacttaaaaaaaaatattctaacaagTGGTTGCCTCAGTTGGCATATCTGACAGCAATATAACTGTTTTACTTTCAAGTTTGATTTAAAAACTCAAACACTGTACAACAAAAACTACTAGAATTTTAGAACTAATGACTGTACCCTGCAGTCTAGTACCAACTAATCAAGGCTAGCCTATCAAGCTTGAAGAATCCAAAGGCATCCATACCTCTTTGTTTAATTGTCAGATTTTAGTCACTCGTACATTTTAGATCCTTAAAAAATACCAAGGAAAACGCAAATACATAAAAGCCAATTTTGCTTGGCCATGGAGAGAAAATGGATAATAGAACGCGAGATGGAATAAACTTTTTCAAGACTATTCTGACGAATGACTTACTTGTACCAATTGAATAAACTGACACCCATCATAATGATGACAAGTCCAACACCTTTCAACCACGTAAATTCATCATGGAAATACAAGACTGCAACCTGTCACACATGATAAATGTTTAGTGCAATGAATTAGTAGCCCCATAATAAGCCGGTACTATCAAAACTGAAAACCAGTTTAACTCCTGATAAATAAGAATATTAGAGTAAAGAAAGAAGTATTATTAGGATTCAATCACATAAAGAATCAATTGGACATCTGAGTCCAGGGTTAGATGGCATGCTTAACTAAGAGAGATTATGGAAAATCAACAAAACACATACATTTGTCGAGAAGGATATACTATGCAGGTAAGCTCTGTTAGTAGTATGGCAGTTACATTCAAAAAATACAAAGAACggttttgaataaaattttgataaaacactttcACCACAAAAATGATTCAGAAGTTGGGAAATCTATTACTGCTGTAATTCGAAGGTTAGTTTTGAATGCAGCAGTGTATTGGCTATGGAGAGAACGAAATGAAGTGGTTTTTTGTCAAAAGGCCTTTGATCCTCATAAAGTGCTCAACAATGTTTATTCTTGTGTTAAGGCTCAGGTACTAAGTAGGAATTGTTATTATAGATCTCCTATATGTAATTGGGAGGTATGGCATTAATGTGGGGACTGGTTGATTTTTATGTAGGTGTTGCTGAGTTTTTTCTATCCTGCTGTAACTTGGGTCAGTTCCTTTTTATAAGGTGTTGAGGTTTTTTGTAGTTGCGGTggaggtttttttttctttgggtTAAGGCTATGCCTTTGTTTTATGTACTTTGTGCTCATTTTGATGTTTAATACGATAtatttttcatcaaaaaaaaaaaaaaagggcggcccggtcgcactacgcgtccccgctgagcgagggtccggggaggggtcccaccacaagggtgtattggggacaagccttcccctgccaatttatttggcaagaggccgctcctaagactcgaacccgtgacctcttggtcacacgacaacaaaaATTTAGTATGCTAATGCTTTTTCTTAGTcaatataaaagagagaaataacGTAGCAAAAGATCATACCACTATAGTAACTGCCTCCTTCACAACACCAGCTATAGTCACAGTGACAGCACTAGTTACCGAAACAAGAATAAATTCAGTTAACACCTGCAACATCAAAGAATATGTtaatttctttaacattatcTTAGACCAAAGAGGTAATTTACTCAATTCAGCTAAAATATAATCAGTCCTTGTTGTGCTCAACTATGAATATTTCTTTTCCTCCATTTCACTTTAGTTTAAGCTACATTTTCATAAATGTTTAAGATTGCTAAATCTTTTTCTCCTGCTTCTAGTATCATCAATCCTTCTAGCTTCCCCTTCTCGCACAACTTCAGTATGCCCAAATTTTCTCAGCAATGCATTCACTAGTCTATAATACATTTGTCCAAATCATATCAATCCTCTTCCTCACAACTTTTCCTTGCTAGACGTCATTTGCACTATCCTAGAAATGCACTTATGAATTACCGTTTCATCCTATAATCTCCAAATATCCATCAGCCTGTTTTTATACTGTGCAGTGATCATTAGCACATGCTGTTCTCATTACTTATTTACCTCAACACTGATTTTAATGTCTTTCTGGTTGAATCATAGTGCTGTAAGCTTTTGTTTTAGCCATAGGTATTAAAGGCACACGGCGCACTTAGGCGCAAGGAGGTCCTGGAGCCTTGGTGCACGACAATGGCGTGACCCAGAGCGACACAAGGCgtactaacaaaaataaaatttataaaactatAAACGATAATACTTAAATATAAGAAAtgataaattctaaaataaaaatgcaatgaatactaAACCATGACAATATTCTTAATCATAAATACATTCTAACATGCAATAAACCCCATATTCTAAATCTAAAGATCAATTGTTCAACTAAATAGTAAATCCTAAGATGACTAATAGCTACTCCTTGTCAAAACTCTCCAAATTCATCACTCATCACTCATCACTCATCATTCATCACTATCACATTCCTCATCTAAAACATCATCAAACTCTTGTTCAAGAAACTGgtcctcttcatcctcatcaACAAAATCAGTTCCTCCTCGTCTCGAAGAACTGCAGGGGCTTTTCCTCAAGCACTAGAGGATGATACTTTAGTCCTTTTTCCTACTCTAGTGTTATAAGCACTTTCTTCAACTCCAGCAGCCCTACTAACTGAACCTCATGTTAGATTATCATCTTCAAACACGGGTTCATCATCATCCCACAGTTCTCTCCATTTGGCTGCTTATGTTTCACGTATGTTTTGTTTCTCTCTTCTGTTTTTCTCTGCTTCTTTCTCTTTCAGTAACTTTGCGACTTTGTATCTTCCTCTTCTAATTCAaagtatctttttttttttttttttgcttatttTGGACCCTTAGATGTGTCTAATCCAAGGGTGAGTATTAAACCTACACTAAATACTTCAAAAAACCCTAAAACTGCACATATGTCAAAAAGGCGCGTGATGGCGCACCTGACGAGCGTCAGGGTGACTGCACCCACAATTGAGGGTGTTTAGGCGCTAAGCATGGAGCCTTGTGCGCCATGTCCCGTAGGCGCGCCAACCATGGTTTTAGCTAATGCTCTGAAGCCACACTGATCCGTATCAGATTCCATTCACCCTCATTGCTTCCACCTATGTTTTGTATAGTGATGCCCATATATCTCAAATGCCATGTGAGCTGACCCCAGAACACCCATTCCCCATTTCATTGCTTAAATTGCATGTACATGTTTTACTGCTAATTAACTAAAAACATTTTTCAAGATCTCTTTATTCCTGTAGCTTTTTGTTAATCCACAGTAGAAATTCATCTGCTAAAACCATATCATCAGAAATCATCATGAGCCAAAAGAAAATCATCTTTGATCTATTTTGGCAACTGATCCACAACTACAGCCAAAAGATAAAAGGCTCAAGGCTGATCCTTTGTGTGATCCAGCTTTGATAGAAACTTCAAACCATTAGCAAATGCCTTCCTGTGCATATCCTTCAAcacctttatatatttattacttcTTTCCAGAGCTACCCTTAGGACCACATGTGCATTATGAATCAACAAAGAATGAAAAAGGTCTTTATCTTTTCTCCCAATACTTCTGAATGAATTCACCCATGAGAAAAATTATTCCAATTGGTCAATTTTCTTGAGCAAGACCAATTGGATATTTAAAGAATGCTGTCCTACCATTTGATTAGCTTTCATTTACTCTTTCCCAAATCTTTGTGCTGTAACTCATAAGCTAGAGACGTCTATAGTTTGAACAACTTTGAAGCATGAAACTGAAACTCACTGGAAATTTTAGctatcatttttaatattattactCTTACAATGATTACACAAATGCATAAACCAAGTTTGGACTAGATCCATACCATAAAAAAGGCTAGTGTTCCACCAAAAAACATCAACAAGCAACTCCGGCCAATGTGCCATGAATTATCGAAGTAACTACTCTTCTTAAATTCATGCCATGGATCCAAAATAAGAGAAAGAAGACCAGTTACTATTGCCATCACTGGAGTCAGATAGCTCATCAACGTAAGCGGGTTTTTCAAGCCTGAAAATTACCCAAAAAGAAGCAATACTATATGACAATATAATATAAGTTTGAACAAGATGTAACTTAAGCACAAATTGGAATAATGACATGAATAAAATTCCATGAGAGATCCATGAATCATCCCAATCAAGACATCAATCATGAAAGAATTAAGGCAATATAACAACTCGCTAGTCTAGATTGGGAACATAATTAGATATTTCTTGTCAAAAATTTAACTAAGAGCATATTACTCAACTCAAAGAACAATTTTGTTCTTAAACATAGATCAGGTTAGTCCTTTATTTTGTTAAGCAATTAAGGAAGTGAATAAGAATAACTATCTCATTCCTTGCAAATGCATTTCAAAGCATAAAGACAATGTAAATAAAGCCATCATCACTGtaaattgaaaaaagaaaaagaaaaggcaaTCAGGGAACATAAAGAATGAAAAGGCCTACCATATTCATCTTTCTTTGTATCAGTTTGGATTGTTGTGCATCACCAAATTGACAAATCAAGTTCCAAGAGAAGGAACAAACAAAAGCACAAACAGGAAAAAGAGAGAGTAAGCAATTCTATCGTCTATTAGAAGATCATAATACAAATTATGAGATGTCCACATTTGAAGCTCCACAACATTAAGCTAGTATCAGATAATACCTGCAACAGAATTTGAGTCATGGACCAGCGAAACCCAGACATAACAGCAGCAAGCATGACAAACACAAATCCCCAAAGGTCAAATTGTGTCTCCTTTGCCACTGAATAAGCAAAAAAAATGGATGATAAGAGCCAATCCTGGAACAAAGGAATGCCTGATAATTGCTAATGAAATCATTTCATACAAACTTCAGTATTGGTTGTGCTCCAAAAAGAGACAAGAAGTAAAACAATGACATACTTATTGTTGTTGTCATCTACCATAAAATAATCTTGTATGTCAGTATCATTTAGCAAAAAGTGTTGGACAAAATCATATAACCAAGATTTCATCATGATCCAAATTTAAATTCAAGTACATGGGAATATTTATCAGCACAGAAATAAGGATTGCATGAATACATCAAACATTCTTTAACCCTTCCTTTTCTAATGATTCAAACAAAGGAAGACATCATATAGTTCTCCACTATCTAAAATCAACTCTGCTGCTCCTTTCCACAAACCGTGGAGCAGCTTAAATAGGATTGCAGCCCTAGTACTAAGAGAGAGATTATAATTTGAGAACAagtaacccccccccccccccccccccccccccccaactaACTAAATCAGAACTGAAATTTAACTTTAAATTCAAGCTTATCTATTCTGTTGCTAGACCCCTTTTCTTCCGATGATATGAGTAGGACATACAAAACATAATAGCATAATGTGTGAGCAAAACAGACTTCCATATAAGCCGATACAAAAATCCATTCTATCCACATACATATGCTATGCCAATGGAAAATATTTTCTACATTTGTGccaaaatttaaacaaaaaaaaaaataaaaaaataaattctacTTAAGATCCACAAATCAACATCTCTGTTGCATTTTACAGTACAACATGCATATATTTAAGGAAAATTCATCATTAACCAACAGAAATAAGAGGGATTTAATTGAAATAACCTAaagaaattattataataataaatccCTGCCAAATCCAAATCATAGTTCTGTGCACTATACACAACACTGATAACTACCTACGAATGTTCCTCGTTGACCTTCTGACCCTTCCCCTGATACCAACACCCAAAAGTCCTGCCTAAACTACATTATATTCAACAAACATGATCTAGTAGGTACCTTAACAGTAACCTTCACGTCCCATTcctgtaatttttttaaatggttTTACTTTAACATTTGAGTCCTGTAATTGTTGTAAGTTGCATGCAACTCGATATTTCCTTGATAGTCAAGTCTAGTAATAGTTCTAATCCAATCAACTAATAGTAATAAgtcaaaagtaaataaatgcaAAATAATTATTCAAAACTGAAAACCGTAAAATGAGAAGCTGCTTACCCGTCAGTAATACTCCAATAGAGATTACCACAATGATACCTAAAAGGTTAATGCTTGGAGACTCCAACCTTCAAAATAATCATGTGTTAGAAATATGATATTCAAATTTGAAGAAGTGGGACAAAAAACAATATGAACAAACTAAAGAACCGTGCATGAATtaccaaaaagaaaaacaaagaagCTAAAAGTCGGATAGGATACTTGAGCATCCACAGGAAGTAATGGGGTAGGAAAAAAAATGGTCTATAAGATATTCACCTGAATGCAAAAGCAAACAGGAGGAGAAATATAGGAGCAGCCGATTTACACTGcagacaaaataaaaatgtgaataTGAATAAGAAACCTAGGGAAAGAAAAACTGCAAATATCAGATTCACAAAGTAATAATTTCATTAAGGAAATTCAGGATGCCAATGGATATTGAGTAGAAAATAGTACAAACCATTGTCGCAAAAGTAACAGATATGAAAACGAGAGATGCATTGCTCAGGTTAACATCCAATGCTGTTCCAAGAGCTGTTGGTACAACTGTGAAAGGGAAAGTCCATCTGTAGCATTAGTTGATAGAAAAGTTAATTTAAcaagttataaaaaaactaaaatcatTAGTTAGAGGACAACAAAAACTAATAGAAAGAAAGAGACTGATAAATGAATATAAGCATAAGAGCAAAAATAACGGATGAAATATTCatttaaaatatgatttaaGTTCTGCATCTTTGAATTATAATATAGCCCTTGCAAATTCTTCCAAAAACAATTTCCCATGAATATTACTCGAAGGGGGCATGTCATAAATGTGAAAAAGAAAAGGGATTTGATTTTCAGTTTTAATGAACTAACCCTTTGATTCATTATTACCCTTTTCCTTTGAGAAAAGACCTgcattaaaatagattaaatttGTTGAAGTGAACGCGAGTTTGATATGATACCAGGAGCTCTAGTGGGCTGTATAAATTTCAAAGCCACAAATGAAAATGATTCTTTAGGCCAAAAAGAAGCTAACAAAAAGCCTGATTTAgaaaacaaagataaaagaaaagCTTTGGACGCATGAAACCGTTTGCCCCTTGGATGAGTTGTAGTAGTAATAGCCTAGAGCTAGGTTGCATGCATCCAAAAGCTGTGAGGCTACTACTGATTCAGTTGAGTGAAACAACTGATGCACTGGAAACGATCAAAGATATGAGGCAAGCGAGCACTTCATGGTTTTACAGTGATAAATGAGCtttcttaaaaaatatatcaattcaAATTTCATTAGAACAAATGACCTTGGTTTAGAAACTTTTACGAACTATAAACAAAACATAATGTTAATTTGAGATCTTGAAAATCAAACATGAAAATAGACTACATTGAGATTTTGGGGTTATGGTAAGGTACATATTTCTAACATGCCAATTCTGAAATCATAACATTGACCATTTCAACAATATGCACAGAGAATGCTGTCTAGTGCAACCCATTTTTTTCAAAACTAGTCCTGGTCATAAGACTATAGAAAGAATGGCTAAAGtgtcatctatttcttttataaataattctaatttttattaagatttggaagaataaaaaataagcTGTTCATATAAAACCAACGTTTCAAATAACAACAAACAAAAAGTTCTATGGTTGTATGGACTATCAAGTTTTAGccacttaatttttaattgctTTTAGCAAGTTTAAAAATTACCTTGTGATTGATAGTTATtagattaaataataaaatattaatttcttcaatCTTAATCACATTGTTGGAATTAATACAAAAACCAAAAGTACAAATTGATTAAAAACAATTGCCAATTAATCCACAAAAACTTTTGGATTGTTCTAGCCAATGAATCCTTTCACCTCTAACTTTCTCAATTAAGGCAATGCAAGAGCAAAAAATATAAGCACTATAATGCCATTCATCATTGTATTGTAATAATCGATTCTTCCtaataaagaaaaatagaacATGTATAAAGTTACCTCTCATAAAATAATCGTTCCATGTCATAGAAGAATTGACTTGAAATCTTTGAGACCAAAAGCACGTGATAAACTTTGACATAACAGCTTGCATGGTAAAATGAACTGTATTCATCAATAATGGGGCTGGAAATTTTCCCATATCATCTCCTAGGAGAGTTTTATTGTACCTATGAAAACCAAAACGGCCCCCCAAAGggaaaatttaaattatatgCGCATGCAAGGCAAAGGAATAAAGATGCAAGATCAATTTATTGTTTAAGTAAATGAACTTACAAGGTCAAAAATGTGCTGAAAGTGTACCAAACAAGTATGAAAAACAAAGTCTTCAACACATCTGATGTAGAGAGAGGACTCTTAGTTTTTATTGGCAACTTTTCAAGATCACCAAAAGAATCAGTATCACTGTCAACATTATTCACTGAATGTATGTCCCCTGGAGATACATTTTCAATGTCAAATGGCACATAAttatctttctctttttcttttactctGTTATGTATATTGATTTCATGATCCATGGTATGTATACTGATTTCATGATCCATGCTGTGTATATTGATTTCTTGATCCATGGTATTACTCTTATTCAGGAGCACACTTCCCTTACAATAATTATTTCTGTATTGATATCTTTCAGTACCTACTTCTCCATTCTCTCTCTTATCTTAGTCAAGCAAAGCAAGCTCAAAATCAGAATCCTCAAAAGTTGCATCAGAACTCCCTAGCTGATATTCAAAATTAACTTTTCCATCTTCATTGCTCCAGCGTAACAAAGAAGTGAATTGGTGAACCTCGAATTTCACTAGAATTCTTAATATGCCCCGTGCACTCAGTCTCTTTATTGTCAAAGCAACTTTCCACCATTTCCCTCCGTATTA
The DNA window shown above is from Euphorbia lathyris chromosome 1, ddEupLath1.1, whole genome shotgun sequence and carries:
- the LOC136203639 gene encoding probable sugar phosphate/phosphate translocator At1g06470 isoform X2, translated to MERLFYERWTFPFTVVPTALGTALDVNLSNASLVFISVTFATMCKSAAPIFLLLFAFAFRLESPSINLLGIIVVISIGVLLTVAKETQFDLWGFVFVMLAAVMSGFRWSMTQILLQKDEYGLKNPLTLMSYLTPVMAIVTGLLSLILDPWHEFKKSSYFDNSWHIGRSCLLMFFGGTLAFFMVLTEFILVSVTSAVTVTIAGVVKEAVTIVVAVLYFHDEFTWLKGVGLVIIMMGVSLFNWYKYLKLQKLQMAEDDMVAPGLANSPAKYVILEEMDDQDDSN
- the LOC136203639 gene encoding probable sugar phosphate/phosphate translocator At1g06470 isoform X1, with amino-acid sequence MDQEINIHSMDHEISIHTMDHEINIHNRVKEKEKDNYVPFDIENVSPGDIHSVNNVDSDTDSFGDLEKLPIKTKSPLSTSDVLKTLFFILVWYTFSTFLTLYNKTLLGDDMGKFPAPLLMNTVHFTMQAVMSKFITCFWSQRFQVNSSMTWNDYFMRGLFSKEKGNNESKVVPTALGTALDVNLSNASLVFISVTFATMCKSAAPIFLLLFAFAFRLESPSINLLGIIVVISIGVLLTVAKETQFDLWGFVFVMLAAVMSGFRWSMTQILLQKDEYGLKNPLTLMSYLTPVMAIVTGLLSLILDPWHEFKKSSYFDNSWHIGRSCLLMFFGGTLAFFMVLTEFILVSVTSAVTVTIAGVVKEAVTIVVAVLYFHDEFTWLKGVGLVIIMMGVSLFNWYKYLKLQKLQMAEDDMVAPGLANSPAKYVILEEMDDQDDSN